In Cytophagia bacterium CHB2, the DNA window GCTGTTGCGCAGTTCTTCACAGATGGGCGCGGTGCGGCGATCTTGCCAGACAATCGCGTTGTGTACCGGTTTGCCGGTTTTGCGCGCCCACAACACCACAGTCTCACGCTGATTGGTGATGCCGAGGGCGGCAATGTCGTTTGCGGTTACATTCGCCTGTTGCAGCGCCGCCCGTGCGGTTGCAAGCTGCGTCTGCCAAATTTCTTCGGGGTCATGCTCCACCCATCCCGGCTTGGGATAATGTTGTTTGAATTCCTGCTGCGCTCGCGCCAAAATGCTGCCGTTCTGATCAAAGACAATGCTGCGACTGCTGGTCGTGCCTTGATCCAACGCCAGGATGTATTTCATGCCAGACTCCGGTCAGAAAGTTTTTGCAATTATTTCGTCTTGCCAAGGTTTTATTTTGGGGACTAGCGTTTTGCTTGCAAACCACCATCATCATGCAACAATTTCACCAGTGCATTCACCTCATTCACCGGCAATTGGCAGGCATAATTCTCACACACGTACGCCGTGGCCTTGCCGTCGATCAATGTCATTGATTGTATGATCGGCAGCCTCGCGCCGAGATAGTTCTGGCCTTCGCCGCCATCGGCGAGCAACAAAATTTTGTTGGGAATAAAGCGTTCGTGCACGGCCTGCAACAAAATTTTCGTATCGTCCGCATGAGGTTTGCCCGCGATGATGATCTGTTTCGGCTTGTCGAGCATGAAATCCATCGCTGCCAGCGTTTGCGGGGCCGCATGCGGCATTCTTTCCAGACGCCGGGCAAATGCGTGCAGAGTTTTCTCCGCCAAAACCTGCCAGTCCGGGCGATCCAGCATTTGC includes these proteins:
- a CDS encoding glycerol kinase, with the translated sequence MKYILALDQGTTSSRSIVFDQNGSILARAQQEFKQHYPKPGWVEHDPEEIWQTQLATARAALQQANVTANDIAALGITNQRETVVLWARKTGKPVHNAIVWQDRRTAPICEELRNS